A genomic segment from Aegilops tauschii subsp. strangulata cultivar AL8/78 chromosome 1, Aet v6.0, whole genome shotgun sequence encodes:
- the LOC109773004 gene encoding ATP-dependent Clp protease proteolytic subunit-related protein 1, chloroplastic: MALALRCPAAASPSPARAPFPNSSSHSHSQSAARLARRPAGGCRCQYYHGDGPPRSYDHIPKQFREENLKDGLMDNYKNVPQFLYGLSPSQMEMFTTDDNPYNRQSKKVTEESVAALRSYDEFGMYSLSGTHEGPASYSMGMGMPSMSMGRAGKGYRRMRSSAPDLPSLLLDSRIIFLGMPIVPAVTELIAAQFLWLDYDDRTKPIYLYINSTGTMDENNELVASETDAYAIADFINRSKAKVYTINLSMAYGQAAMLLSLGMKGKRGVLPNSITKLHLPKVHKSGGAAIDMWIKAKELETNTDYYLELVSQGVGKPKEELAEFLRGPRYFRAQEAIDYGLADTILHSLDGSFKPKDLTAQLAKAQEMRQSGKRAPAGAGRWSTPTAPR, from the exons ATGGCGCTCGCGCtgcgctgccccgccgccgcctcgccgtcgccggccaGGGCCCCCTTCCCCAACTCCTCCTCCCACTCCCACTCACAGTCGGCTGCGAGGCTCGCGAGGAGGCCGGCGGGGGGCTGCAGgtgccagtactaccacggcgacgGGCCCCCAAGGAGCTACGACCACATCCCCAAGCAGTTCCGCGAGGAGAACCTCAAGGATGGCC TTATGGATAATTACAAGAATGTTCCTCAGTTCCTCTATGGCTTAAGCCCATCTCAAATGGAAATGTTTACGACTGACGACAACCCTTATAATCGGCAGTCAAAGAAAGTTACAGAG GAAAGCGTTGCTGCTTTGAGGAGTTATGATGAATTCGGTATGTACTCCTTATCAGGCACGCATGAGGGCCCTGCAAGTTACAGCATGGGTATGGGCATGCCCAGCATGAGCATGGGAAGAGCAGGGAAAGGATATAGAAGAATGAGAAGCTCAGCCCCAGATCTGCCATCATTACTGTTGGACTCCCGAATTATATTTCTTGGAATGCCA ATTGTTCCAGCTGTAACTGAGCTTATTGCTGCTCAGTTTCTGTGGCTAGACTATGATGACCGCACGAAGCCAATTTACTTGTATATAAACTCAACAGGAACCATG GATGAAAATAACGAGCTGGTCGCATCTGAAACTGATGCCTATGCAATTGCTGATTTCATTAAT CGAAGCAAAGCTAAGGTTTACACCATCAATCTTAGCATGGCGTATGGTCAGGCTGCAATGCTTCTTTCCCTGGGGATGAAGGGTAAAAGAGGAGTGTTACCAAATTCGATAA CTAAACTGCACCTGCCCAAGGTCCACAAATCCGGTGGAGCTGCCATTGATATGTGGATTAAG GCAAAAGAGTTGGAGACAAACACGGACTACTATCTAGAACTCGTGTCCCAGGGAGTCGGTAAACCTAAGGAAGAGCTCGCAGAATTCCTGAGAGGCCCAAGGTACTTCCGCGCACAGGAGGCCATCGACTACGGCCTCGCCGACACGATCCTGCACTCGCTGGACGGCTCGTTCAAGCCCAAG GACCTGACGGCGCAGCTGGCCAAGGCACAGGAGATGCGGCAGTCTGGGAAGCGCGCTCCGGCTGGAGCTGGGCGATGGTCGACTCCGACCGCACCCAGATAG
- the LOC109773003 gene encoding uncharacterized protein, whose product MDRSNLPPGNTTQGTPYGSLNVHGNSMQMHAPSSGKHLFSQSQMPGSFTMPINRATEHDNPGSGFQFVEHGKKDHQQQQQQQQHNHLIKNSISDDEEHDMTEDATDAQSGKGKKGSAWHRMKWTGSMVKLLITAASYTGEDPGADLGGGRRNITVMQKKGKWKAISKVMGERGCNVSPQQCEDKFNDLNKRYKRLTDILGRGTACNVVDNPALLDCMNNLSDKMKEDARKILNSKHLFYEMMCSYHNNNRVNLPEDLALQHSLQVALRCKEEHDQRRDASGDAEEDDHSADSDYEDHDEEHQAVHHSMRDPSMNKRMCHALDHGDAGFLTSSSNDGSGSLDPHGIALDINKGFTDGTNLSVVRKELASQAIELRKRRLQIEAQELEVTEQRLKWERFKRKKDREIERMESENEEMMLENKRLELQLKHKELEVELKLKGNPDHE is encoded by the coding sequence ATGGACCGCAGTAACCTACCTCCTGGAAACACGACGCAAGGAACTCCTTATGGTAGTTTGAATGTACATGGTAACTCCATGCAAATGCATGCTCCAAGCTCAGGAAAACATCTATTCAGCCAATCTCAGATGCCAGGGAGTTTCACAATGCCTATCAACCGGGCTACAGAACATGATAACCCCGGATCCGGATTTCAGTTTGTAGAACATGGAAAGAAGGAtcaccagcagcagcagcagcagcagcagcacaaccATCTCATAAAGAACTCCATCAGTGATGACGAGGAGCATGATATGACCGAGGATGCTACTGATGCCCAGAGTGGCAAGGGCAAGAAAGGCTCAGCATGGCATCGGATGAAGTGGACTGGTTCGATGGTTAAGCTTTTGATTACCGCAGCATCTTACACGGGGGAGGATCCTGGGGCGGATTTGGGCGGTGGGAGGAGGAACATTACAGTAATGCAGAAGAAGGGCAAATGGAAAGCAATATCAAAGGTCATGGGTGAAAGAGGCTGCAACGTGTCACCGCAGCAGTGCGAGGATAAGTTCAATGACCTCAACAAGAGATACAAAAGGCTTACGGATATCCTTGGTCGTGGTACTGCTTGCAATGTTGTGGATAATCCAGCACTCCTTGATTGCATGAATAATCTTTCCGATAAGATGAAAGAAGATGCAAGAAAGATATTGAACTCTAAGCATTTGTTCTATGAGATGATGTGTTCCTATCATAACAACAACCGTGTGAATTTACCTGAAGATCTTGCACTTCAGCACTCACTACAGGTTGCTCTTAGATGTAAAGAGGAGCATGATCAAAGGAGGGATGCAAGTGGAGATGCTGAAGAAGATGACCACAGTGCAGATTCTGATTACGAGGATCATGACGAAGAGCATCAAGCAGTTCATCACAGTATGAGGGATCCTTCCATGAATAAAAGGATGTGTCATGCATTGGATCATGGTGATGCGGGTTTTCTCACCTCAAGCTCGAATGATGGTAGTGGGAGTTTGGATCCCCATGGCATCGCATTGGATATCAACAAGGGTTTTACGGATGGAACCAACCTGTCTGTTGTGCGGAAGGAACTGGCTTCCCAAGCAATAGAGCTTCGGAAACGTCGGTTGCAGATTGAAGCACAGGAACTGGAAGTCACAGAGCAACGTCTAAAGTGGGAGAGATTCAAGAGGAAGAAGGACAGGGAAATTGAAAGGATGGAATCGGAGAATGAAGAAATGATGCTCGAGAACAAGCGTTTGGAACTTCAGCTAAAGCACAAGGAGCTAGAAGTTGAGCTTAAGCTAAAAGGCAATCCAGACCATGAATGA